A window of Pseudomonas mucidolens contains these coding sequences:
- a CDS encoding saccharopine dehydrogenase family protein — MKKLLIYGAAGYTGSMVAEQAKAAGLNVEIAGRDAAKLQTLAERLDVPYRVFSLDGPPGSALAGVDVLLNCAGPFAHTAQPLMYACIEAGVSYLDITAEINVYRLAERLSVQAAKAGVMLLPGVGWDVVPTDCLAMHVAQRVRSPQSLRVALQVAGSMSRGSAISASEIIGAGLMARVEGRLVATPAAQPELFDFGDGPVLCAPLSFGDLITSWHSSAIPNIAMYVHVTGDAFPTGDLAQLLDGPSAEQRLTQPARAVAEVTAADGTVARSVIGTVNGYSYTPLAAVEAARRVLGGEVRQGFATPAQLFGVGFAESIPGTWITDV; from the coding sequence ATGAAAAAACTACTGATATACGGCGCCGCTGGTTATACCGGCAGCATGGTCGCAGAGCAGGCGAAAGCGGCTGGCCTTAACGTTGAAATCGCCGGTCGCGATGCCGCCAAGTTGCAAACGCTGGCCGAGCGCCTGGATGTGCCCTATCGCGTTTTTTCGCTCGATGGCCCGCCAGGTAGCGCTTTGGCAGGGGTGGATGTACTTCTGAACTGCGCCGGTCCGTTCGCACACACCGCGCAACCACTGATGTACGCCTGCATTGAGGCTGGCGTCAGCTACCTGGATATCACCGCCGAAATCAACGTTTACCGATTAGCTGAACGGCTAAGCGTGCAGGCCGCAAAAGCGGGCGTCATGCTACTGCCCGGCGTTGGCTGGGACGTGGTGCCGACCGATTGCCTGGCCATGCATGTTGCCCAACGCGTACGCAGTCCTCAGTCGCTGCGAGTTGCACTTCAGGTGGCGGGGTCCATGTCGAGAGGCTCAGCAATCAGTGCCAGTGAAATCATCGGTGCGGGATTAATGGCGAGGGTCGAGGGTCGATTGGTTGCCACTCCCGCCGCTCAGCCAGAGTTGTTCGACTTTGGTGACGGGCCAGTCCTCTGCGCACCGCTGTCCTTCGGTGACCTGATCACCAGTTGGCACTCGAGCGCTATCCCTAATATCGCCATGTATGTTCACGTCACCGGTGATGCATTTCCCACAGGCGACTTGGCACAATTACTGGATGGCCCCAGCGCCGAGCAGCGACTGACGCAACCAGCTCGCGCGGTCGCTGAGGTGACCGCTGCTGACGGTACGGTAGCGCGCTCCGTGATCGGAACGGTGAATGGCTATTCCTATACGCCTCTAGCGGCAGTGGAGGCAGCACGCCGGGTATTGGGCGGTGAAGTCAGGCAGGGCTTTGCAACACCAGCGCAGTTATTTGGCGTCGGGTTTGCTGAAAGTATTCCCGGTACATGGATTACTGACGTGTAA
- a CDS encoding VOC family protein, translating into MLDHVFISVADLKRSIAFYSAALPPLGITSRLDYDGKDGPPGHPDLKGFGANGRVFFWLREGVVEGRAAHIGFVANSRDEVDAAYAAAIQAGATDNGPPGARLHYDPEYYAANVLDPDGYSLEFVYKKWQHGS; encoded by the coding sequence ATGCTTGATCATGTCTTTATCTCTGTTGCAGACCTTAAACGCTCCATCGCTTTCTACAGCGCCGCACTGCCACCGCTGGGCATCACCAGCCGACTTGACTACGACGGCAAGGATGGCCCGCCCGGCCATCCCGACCTCAAAGGTTTTGGTGCAAACGGGCGAGTATTTTTCTGGCTGCGCGAAGGCGTTGTCGAAGGCCGTGCGGCACACATCGGCTTTGTCGCCAATAGCCGCGACGAGGTGGATGCCGCGTACGCCGCTGCTATCCAAGCCGGCGCCACGGACAACGGCCCGCCAGGCGCTCGTCTGCACTACGACCCGGAGTACTACGCCGCCAATGTGCTGGACCCGGACGGTTATAGCCTCGAATTCGTCTACAAAAAATGGCAGCACGGCTCATGA